DNA from Metabacillus flavus:
GAGGGAGCCAGGCACCGCTAAAACCTCACTCTTAACAGCTCTCCAGGCATCCATTCTCCCTGCTCCCTGGCCGATCGGTTCGTAAAGCCTCGATTGAGAATCTTTGAGCGGTTTTGCTGTATTCATCAGCGCAGCTTTGACTTCCTCCGGGCTCCAATCCGGATGAGCCTGTCTTATCAGTGCAGCCGCACCTGCCACAAGAGGTGCAGCCATACTGGTTCCCTGAAGCGGTTTGTACTTCTTGTCCGGAACGGTACTCATAATGGCGACCCCTGGTGCGACAAGATCCGGTTTGATTTCCCAGCTTCCAGTCACTGGTCCCCGGGAGCTGAAGCTTGCCAGCGTGTCTTCTTCTTTAATCTGAAGGATGCTTGCACGCAGCCGGAGAGATTTCCTTAGCTTGATCCCATCCTGTCTCGACAGGGATGCCGCGGGGATGCCAATGTTTTTCATTGAGCCTGCAAAACTTCCTTTTTCATTGTTGTAGACGAGGATGGCAGCTGCCCCTCTGCTTTCAGCTGATGCCGCTTTATCGGAAAAAGGAATCTTCCCTCTCTGAACGAGTACAAGCTTTCCTTTTACATCCTTTGTAAACTCATTTTCCCTTCCGAAGCCGGCATCTGAAATTTCCAGTCCCCGAAACGGCCTCCACTCAGCTGCGCCCTGAAATGGGATGAGTCTGATTGGCTCAGCGGCATCATCCATCAGCAGCTTGTATCCTTTCATCGGCGGAGTTGAGGCACCGACGGATATCGCTTTTTCAGCCGTTCCGGGAGAGCCGAGCGTCCATTTGCCCGGACCGGAATTTCCACTCGCCGCAACAGCAATAACACCTTTCTCTACAGCTTTGTTCAAGGCAAGGCTTGTCGGCCAATCTGGACCGTTCACATCGTTCCCCAGGGATAGATTCAGAACGTCTACTTTATCCTTTACCGCCCGGTCAATAGCCGCGATGATCCATTCCGAAGTACCAATACCTCCCGGACCAAGGGCCCTGTATATGTACAGGCTTGCTTCAGGCGCAATTCCTTTGATTTTGCCATTCGCAGCAATAATTCCCGCTACATGGGTTCCATGGATCGTCGCCAAATCTGCGCTTCCCCTTGTCTCCATTGGATCCCGGTCATCGTCCACTACATCATAGCCCCCAGCGTAATTCCTGCGCAGGTCAGGATGGAGGTAATCCATTCCTGTGTCAATTACTCCTACCTTCACACCTTTGCCTGTCAGCCGCTGATTTTTCGAATCAAAAAGGCTTCGCACCTTGTCTCCGCCGACGAAGGAAACATGTGATTGGGATTCGGTATTATAGGTCGTGACCGGACCGAGATCCTCCACTTCAGGCTGAGCGGACAGCCTCGTAAGATCTGCAAGGGAGCCTTCAACGGATACACCTTTGAACACTTCCGTATATACATGTCTTATTCCAATCCTCGGGAATTGGCTTTTAAGCTTCGCCTTAAAGCTAAGCCATTCAGCCGGCTTAACAATTAGAATCCGTTTCTCCATAGCTGTCCCGCTATCTTCCGGGATCGGCGGCCGGTCTGGATAGGAATAGGAATTTGAGGACGTTTTTGCTGCAGCTGCAAAGCATAAGATCAGCAGAAGAATGATTGTTTTTTTCATAAAAAATCCACCTCTTGCGGATTAGGGTTCTCAGAGGCGGAGGGTTTTATTAGGGTGAGATTAAGATGAGGTGCTTAAATCCCACAAAAAAAGGCCTGAACCCGAGAATCGAATTCAAACCTTCTTTCATTTATTTCGTTCCGAACATTCTGTCGCCTGCGTCTCCGAGCCCAGGGACGATGTATCCTTTTTCGTTCAATTTTTCATCAAGAGCTGCGATGAAAATGTCTACGTCAGGATGAGCAAGCTTAAATTCTTCAACGCCTTCAGGGGCTGCAATTAAGCACATGAATTTAATGTTTTTCGCTCCGCGTTTTTTCAGGCTGTTGATCGCTTCGATTGCAGATCCGCCTGTCGCAAGCATTGGGTCCACTACGATGAAATCGCGCTCTTCCACATCGGATGGAAGCTTCGCATAATATTCAATCGGCTTAAGCGTTTCAGGATCGCGGTAGAGACCGACATGTCCCACTTTTGCTGCTGGAATCAGCTTGAGGATCCCGTCTACCATGCCAAGTCCCGCACGCAGGATTGGGATGATTGCAAGTTTTTTTCCGCCGAGTACGTTTGATTTCGCAACGGTTACCGGTGTTTCTACTTCTACTTCTTCAAGCGGAAGATCTCTTGTAATTTCGAATGCCATTAGTGTTGCCACTTCGTCCACCAATTCACGGAAATCCTTGGTGCCGGTTTTTACATCTCTTATGTAAGTTAGCTTATGCTGAATTAGCGGATGATCAAAAACGTATACTTTCCCCAACCTGCTCATCTCCTTTTAATAAATCGTACCAGTTTCGTTGCACTTCCATTGATTCTACAGAAAAAGGCCGCGGGTTTCAAGAGCAGGACAAGCATTGTAAAAGATGGAAAAAGGAGCAGCTTTCAGAGCTGCTCCTCTTCACTTTAGTAAAGCGGGTATTTGGCAGTAAGAGCTTCTGCTCGTTCCGCTGCTTCTTTTTGTTTTTCTTCGTCTTCGCTATTTTTTAATGAAAGGGCAATGATAGCAGCAATTTCGTCCATCGCCTCAAGCCCGAAGCCGCGTGTCGTGACGGCTGCTGTTCCAATTCGGATACCGCTTGTTACAAATGGGCTTTCCGGATCGAATGGAATGGTGTTCTTATTAGTTGTAATGCCGATTTCATCCAGGATTTTTTCAGCCACTTTGCCTGTCAGGTTCAGGGACCTTACATCGAGAAGGACCAAATGGTTGTCCGTGCCGCCGGATACGAGATTGATTCCTTCTTTAACAAGGGATTCGCCAAGACGCTTCGCGTTCTCGATGATTTTTTCGCCGTATTCTTTAAATTCAGGCTGAAGGGCTTCACCGAAAGCAACAGCTTTAGCCGCGATCACATGCATAAGCGGACCGCCTTGAATTCCAGGGAAGATCGATTTATCAATCTTTTTCGCAAACTCTTCCTTGCAGAGAATCATTCCGCCGCGAGGTCCGCGAAGTGTTTTATGCGTCGTTGTCGTCACAAAATCCGCGTAAGGAACAGGATTCGAATGAAGTCCTACCGCTACAAGACCTGCAATGTGTGCCATATCAACCATGAAGTAGGCTCCCACCTCATCCGCAATTTCACGGAACTTCTGGAAGTCGATTTCACGAGGATACGCACTTGCTCCAGCCACAATCAGTTTTGGTTTATGCTCGATTGCTTTTTGACGCACATCTTCATAGTTAATACGGTGCGTCTCTTTATCTACACCGTATTCAACAAAGTTGTATTGAACTCCGCTGAAATTAACGGGGCTGCCGTGGGTAAGGTGGCCGCCGTGGGAAAGATTCATACCAAGTACTGTATCTCCATGCTCCAGGATGGTAAAGTAAACGGCCATGTTTGCCTGTGCACCGGAATGCGGCTGAACGTTCGCATGCTCTGCACCGAAAATTTCCTTCGCACGGTCGCGCGCAATATCTTCTACGATATCTACGTATTCGCAGCCGCCATAATAGCGCTTGCCCGGATAGCCTTCTGCGTATTTGTTCGTCAGCACAGAACCTTGCGCTTCCATTACCGCTTCACTTACAAAGTTCTCAGATGCAATAAGTTCAATCTTTGTCTGCTGGCGTTTAAGCTCCTGCTGCATCGCTTCAAATACGGATGGATCCTGCTTTTGCAAAAATGTCATGATAATTTCCCCCTTGGTTGGACAGTAGTGGCTTGCTTATATGCTCCTATTTTACACATATTCTGAACGAAATGTAAAAGACAATCGGCTGATTTTTGAATAAATGAGGCTAATACCGAACTATAGAGAGTTGAATGGAAGAGATTGTTCGAAATGAGGGGGATGGCGGAAAGCAGTGGATTATTAAAGGAGCAGTTTTGGCAAAGGGGGGTATATTGATTGGACAGAGTCGTGAGCGAAACGGACTAATGCCCTTCGGTTGATTAACAGAAAAATGAAAAGGAGAAGCAGTTCAAACTGCTTCTCCTTCCGTATTACATCCAGGCCTCCCTATGGGCCCCCGCAAATTCACTTAAACTAACCGGCTTTTTTCCAGTTACCATTTCAACTGTATTGGTTACACGGTCTTCTGCACCGTTTGCAATTTTTTCCTCAAGACCTGTCATGAAACCGGCATACTCTTTTGTTAAGCCTCCTCGGATCATAGCCTGCTCATACTGGCTAAGAGGCATGTTTCCGTATTGAATGGTGGTGCCGGCAACATGGCCGATGATCAAAGCAGCTTCTGAATAGCTCAAAGCCTCCGGACCGGTAATGATGTGGCTCGTGTTGTGCGGCTCTTGATCGATTAATGCACGAACGCCAACTTCCGCAATGTCATCTGCAATGACAAAACCAATTTTTCCATCACCGGCTGCCGACCAAATCTTGTTTTCTGATTTAATGGTGTGAAGGTGGTGAGGGGCCAGGAAATTCTCCATAAAATAAGAAGGACGGAGAATGGCATATTCAGGTGCCAGCTGCTTGACAGCGAGCTGCAGCTTCCCAAACACTTGACCGTCATCAGAGACGATGGCCGCACCGAGCATGACCACCCGTTTCACTCCGGAATTCAAAGCTTTTTTCAAAAAAGGCAGAACGGCAGGCAGCGGATCAAGCACACCGACCGGTGCAACCAGATACAATTTTTCAATCCCGTTAAACAGTTCAGCAGGAAATTGCCCGCTGTGCCAGTCGAAAGGCACATGCTCTGCACCAGCAAGCCTGGGAACCGATCTGCTGGCAATGCGAATAGAATAGCCCCGTTCCAGGAGCTTGGAAGCAATGCGGGTTCCTGTTGTGCCGGTTCCTCCAGTAAGTAAAATGGACATGCTATTGGCTCCTTTTTAGAAATTTTAGAAATGCCTGAGGTTCATTATTGTAAGCACCAATAAAGATAAGCGGGTTCCAGTAATCTTTATAACGAAGAATTTTTCCATCCTCATACTCAATAACACTAATATATTTCTGGTTGTAAGGGAGTCCTGTTTCCAGAATCACTGCTTCACATTCAAACTCCACAATCACCGTATTTTGGCCTTCGACAGGGTAGTAGTTCGGCTCAGAAAAACGGGTAAAGTTAATTTTTCCGGGGAAATCCTTCACATGATTGTAGATGGCTTCATCTCCTTCCAGTTTTGTTAAAACACCAGAAGGGGCATAGGGAATTTCAAATACAGCGTCTTTATGCCAGATCGTCATCCACTGTTCGATATTATTTTCCAGCATGCCTTGAAAAAATTGATCCATGATTTTTACGGCTTCGTTCATTATCAATGCAGCTCCTTTTTTGACTGATTAGTCCAAAATAAGCAAAGGAAAAGCCTCCTATTCAATCCAGAACAGACAGGCTGACTTTCGCATAGCTTTCCAGCGCATCAAGGCTTTTGTTTGTTTTTGCAATAAAGGTAAGAGACAGTCTCGATTGGTTCAGGTAGCGGGCAAGGCTTCTTAAATCACCGTGCCGATCTGTGAACTCTCCTTCCTGTTTTCCGCGCACTAGAGCCTCATAAAAGGCATTCTCGAGCAGCAGTGACTGCTGGCTGAAGTAATTGGCAAGCTCCTCCTGAAAAGGGAGCTGTTCAACTGCACTGTTAATAATATAGCAGGCAGTAGAACTTTCGGGGTCCTTTAAAGCCTGAATTCCTTCAGCAAAAATATCGCGGACAGCTTCTTTTACTGAACCGGCTTCCTTCAGTCTTGCAATAACCAGCTCGTTTTTTGCCTCCAAATACGTTTTGACAGCGGAAAGAAAAAGGTCCTTCTTCGTCCCGAACGTGTCGTATAAACTTTGCCGGCCAATCTCTAAATGCTTGAGCAGTTCTGGAAGCGAGGCACCTTGATAGCCTAGCTGTCCAAATACTTCAGCCGCTTTTCGCAAAACAGCAACCGTATCAAATTCTTTGCTTCTTGCCAATTGCATTCCCCCCTTCAAGTACAGATTATCCTTTTTGGACTGATTAGTCAAATAAAAAAATGGAGAAGGAAGAGGGGACGAACAAAATAAAAGAGCAGGGAGACAAAGCTCTCAGCTTCAACACGTTATCCCAAGTCCCCGCCATTCTCTCAATTACTTTTTATACCACTAAAAAGAATCCTTCTTATAGCACTTCCTGGACCCGTTGCCCTCATTAATACGGTCCACATAAACCAAACCGTACCGCTTTTGTAAAGGAAACCATGTCGATGATACCCCGAACATTTCATAACGCAAAAAGAACCGCCTCCCAGAGCGGTTCTTCCTATCTGCAGGATTCATTTTCTTTTGCCGCTTCATAAACGGCACGGACTCCGCCAATCAGCTTCGGCCGGGTTTTGGCCATGGTAACATGGGCTTGTCCCACTTGTTTCAGCAAGCTTCTGATCGGGACAGCGACCGATTTAAGGTGCATGCCTATGAAGGTGTCACCGATGTCGATGCCTGCGTCAGCTTTAATGTGCTCGACTACGACAGGGTCTGTCATGTGCTGGTAGGCGTGAGCGGCCATGGCCCCGCCAGCTTGTCTGACTGGTATGACCGTAACAGGTTCGAGTCCCTGCATTTCCGCTGTGGATTTTTGTACAACGAGAGCCCGGTTCAAGTGCTCGCAGCATTGAAAGGCCAGTCGGATTCCATGTCTTTCGCTAAACTGATGAAGTTCTTCGAAAATCATGGATGCCGCTTCAAAGGTGCCGGATGTTCCAATTTTCTTTCCGATGACTTCGCTTGTGCTGCAGCCGATGACGAATAGGCTGTTTTTTTCAAAGGTGACTTGGTTTTCGAGGTCTTTCAGGATTGTTTGGAGTTCGGAACGCCATACTTCGACTTCTCCCATATCGGTCCACCTCTTCGTTATTTGTTTTCGTATTGCCCGATTTTGCCGATGCGGTTTGCGTGCCTTCCGCCTTCAAAATCTGATTGCAGCCATGTTTTGGCGATGTCGCGGGCAAGCCCTGGGCCAATCACGCGCTCTCCCATTGCAAGGACGTTGCTGTCGTTGTGCTCCCGTGTCAGCCTGGCGCTGTAGATGTCATGGACGAGCGCGCAGCGGATGCCTTTTACTTTGTTTGCCGCAATGCTCATGCCAATTCCAGTTCCGCAAATCAGGATTCCCCGATCCGCTTCTCCTGATGCGACTTTTTCAGCAACGGGTACCGCGTAGTCGGGATAGTCGACTGATTGGCTGCATTCACAGCCTAGATCTTCGTATTGGATTCCCATTTCATCCATAAGAGATTTGATTTCTTCGCGGATATTCATGCCGCCGTGATCTGATGCAATTGCTACTTTCATTCCAGTTGCCTCCCTGCGTTACTTTTCCAGTTTTTCAATCAAAAGCTTCAGCATGCTCTCAAGGTCATCTCTTGTAGCCCTGTAAATCTCAATCGGACCTCCGTATGGATCGAGGACATCTCTTTTACTAGAAGCTCCGTGAACAAATTCAGAGAGCGTCCATATTTTTTCCCGTGATTCCGGAAAGCGTTCAAGCAGAAGCATTTTGTGGCTTTCCGTCATGGTGAAAATGTGGGTCGCCCACTCAATATTTTCCCTATTGAGGAGGGCAGAACAATGGTTGAATGCCACTCCTTTTTCAAGAAGTGCATCCTTTGCCAACGGAGAAGCATCGCTTCCGTCCATTGCAAAGACCCCTGCTGATTTAACTTTGATGTCGTCTGAGCGCTTCATAAATTGCAGGAGCGCTTCAGCCATTGGACTTCTGCAAGTATTTCCTGTACAAACGAAAAGGACATTCGACAACGTTTCCACTCCTCTATCTTCATCTGGCCTTTCATTTATAAGCACCGCTTTAAGCTTGCGGGTACACGTCAAGATTGGATCTGTCTATATTGTACTACTAACTGAAGCCGCCACCAAGCATCATAAACGAAAAAAGCCAGACCCCAGATGGTCCGGCCTTTCTACATGGGAAGCAAAAGCTTGATTCCAAAAACCAGCAGAATCGCTCCTCCGAGAATTTCACTGTAATTTCCAAGCCACCCTTGTACCCGTTTGCCGATGATCAGTCCAATCCAGGTGAGCACCATGCTGACAAACCCGAACATGAGAATGGTAAGCATCGTTCTGGCCCCGTAGATTCCGAGAGTGAGGCCGACAGAAAAACTGTCCAGGCTTACACTCAGCGCGAATAACAGCAGCCCGAAGCCGACCGGTGTAATAAGCGGGGCATCATCTTTTTTGAAGGAGGAGACGACCATTTGGATCCCTAGAAGGATGAGCAGCCCGCCGCCGGCATAGGCAGCGATGGCACCCAATTTATCAGATAACAGCTTGCCGAGTCCCATGCCAGCCAAAGGCATAGCAATATGAAACAAGCCGATGACCAAGCCGATAAAGAAGATTTGTCTGAATCTCAGGGAAATCATGCCCATCCCCAAACCGACGGAAAAGGCATCCATTCCTAAAGCAAAGGCCATCATAAACAGCGTTAAAATTTCCCCGATTACCGCTTCTATACTCATGCATTCCCTCCTCGGACACGCCTGTTTCAGCATATGTCTGTCCAAGGGGGGTTAGAACGGGTTATTCTTCGATTACACGGTGTCCGGCCGCTTTCATCAGCCGGTTCATAATAGCCTGTCCAACTCCTTTTTCAGGAAAGGCTTCGCTGTAAATTAAATCAAGCTCTGCATTCTGATTAAACTGGCGGAGAACACCGTAAAGACTCGAGGCAACGGTCTCAAGTTGAAGGATGGATCCGCACGCGAGAACTTCTTCCGCCCTGAACTCTTCCTTATATTCAGAGGTGGTGAGAATGCCGACCTTTTTCCCTTCCGATCTCGCTTCATCTGCGAGCTTTTGCAAAAAATCTCTCGTACCCTTTACGACAGTTAGCGGAGCATTGGGAGCGTAATGAGTATACTTCATACCGGGTGATTTCGGCGCTTGCGTTTCATCGCTTAGAGCCTGGTCTACATGAACCGGTCCGATAACTGCTTCGAGCTGCTCCTGTGTGACACCGCCCGGTCGTAAAATGACAGGAATCGATTTCGTACAATCCAGAACCGTTGATTCGACTCCAACGCCTGTTGCCCCCCCGTCCACGATGCCAGCAATTCTTCCGTCCAAGTCCATCGCCACATGGGCAGCTTCCGTCGGACTAGGCTTTCCGGATAGATTGGCACTTGGCGCCGCAATGGGAACTCCAGCTTCCTTAATTAGAGCAAGGGCAATCGGATGGTCCGGCATGCGAATGGCAACTGTGGATAAACCTGCTGTAACCAATGAAGAGAGCTTTCCCTCTTTTTGCGGCAGGATAACAGTCAGTGCCCCAGGCCAGAACATGCTCATGATTTTCATAGCGTAAGCCGGTATATCACTAACGAGCTCAAGTGCCTGGTTATGGTCTGCAACATGGACGATGAGCGGATTGTCTCCCGGTCTTCCTTTTGCTTCATATATTTTTTTCACCGCTTCATCCGACCCCGCATTGGCTCCAAGGCCATAAACAGTCTCGGTCGGGAAGGCGACGGTTTCGTTTTGGGCAAGTAAAGCTGCTGCCTGTGCAATTTGTGGATAACCTTTGGATAAATCGTTATCTTTATCCACAGTCCAGTGAATCGTATCCATTCTTATCTGACTCCTAACTTTCCTTGTCTGCATTGCTTTTTCAACTAGTTTAACACCCAGACTGCTTTAGTAAAAGCAAGGAACCCCAACAAGCTTTATCCACAAAATGTGGATAAAGCTTGTCATTCGGTGGATAACTATGTTGATAAAGTTATTTAGACCTATTACAAGTGTTCGTTTAATCAGGTATTCTTGACCATTATAACGGATCCTTCTGCTTTGAGTGAGGATTGGATATGTTTTGAGGCAAGCATCTCTTCAGGCAGGTCCGCCTTTGAAGTCCGCTTAAATCCAATAACTTCCAAAAATTCCGTAGAGCCCTGTCCCCCTGCAACGAGATAATAATTTTTGAGTTTCTTTTTGCGCCCTACTTCATGAATGCTTTGAAAGAGCGATAGAATATAAGCCTGATCCAGCTTGTCCGAGACAACAAGCGTCCGCAGCAAACCGCATTCTCCGAAAATCTCAAGTCCGATGCAGGCTGCGATTCTTTTATCCGCATCCGTCATCATGACAAATTGATCCATTTTTTCTTCAATGCCCTCAGCGTTTGAGCCTGCTGCTTCCACAAATTCTATTAACCGGCTCTTATCTGATGGTTCTGCTAATTTTAATTGATAAAACATCGTTCCACCCCATTGTTCTTTGTTACTCCCAATGTATGTGGCTCAACGGTTCATTATGATAAAAAAAGATAGACTGTTCTCTATGAAAACAGTCCGCCCAGCCATTCTGCGAGGAAGAATTTTACTTCTACTTCCTCTTTCTTGCTCTCTACGGAAGCTACCTTTTCTGTTTTTTCCACTTTCTTTTCTTCTTGTTGCACTTCTTTATTTTGTGCTTCTACCGCTTGTCCTGTTGAGAAATCAAGGAAGCATAATGGAGGGAACAGTACGCACCACCAGTTTGCGCCTTCACCATCGCCAAGCGTGATGAGGATTGCTTCGTAATCACCCGCCGGATAAATAAAATCTCCGTAAAGTTTCGTCGGGAAGCGGACACTCGTTCCATACTCCACCTTAATGCTTTGATTCATTCCCTCTTCTATCATTGTTTTCTTCGCGATCTTGTTGATTTCTCCAAGCTCGGAGCGAATCAGTGCTCTTGCTTTTTCGATGGAATCAATATCCTTCACCCAATTGGTAATTTGCTTATTCACTTGATCGCGGATTTTCAGTTTGACGCCCTGATCCTCGGGCGCATCACTGTTTGCAAGTATTCTAAGACGAATCGCTTCCTCTGGTATGACCTTGGGTCCGGTTTGCTCTGCCGCTGCTGCCTGGCTTGCTCCAAGCGGCTGATTATACGTATTTAAAAGCGCTCCCACTGTGATGAACACTAAATATATGATTGCTAATGTTTGTTTTTTCATTTCTCCTCAACCATCCCTTCTCTAGCAACAGTATGGCCGGGAGTTTTGAAAAATAAACACGCAAAATCAAAATCTATGATTCTATATAAAATCCAGCTCTATTGAACGCAGCTGTTGATTTACGCTGCAGGCGTTCGCTTATCCTTGGGCGGGCGGTGAGCCTCCTCCTGGCTTCGCCACTGCGGGGTCTCACCTGTCCCGCTGCTCCCGCAGGAGTCTCACGCCTTCCGCTCCAATCAACAAGTGTAATCAATCAACCTCTTACTTTAACATAGCCTTAAATTCAAGCGAATCTGTTTAAACAGCTCGAGATAATAGCTGATAGTATGCGGGACGAAGGCAGATAAATCAACGGAATCCTCCAGCAAAACTTTTTCTCCGTCCTCTTGTTCTTTGAAGCCTGTGACGTGAAGGAGGTCTCGCTCTCCTAATACCAGTTCCTCAAACTCTCTTAAATCCGCCTTCACCATTCCTGCGACTTCTTCCTTTTGCAGAAAAAAGCCGCTGATAGGGGATTCCTGATGATAGAGATAGACACGGGCAAGCTCACGGTCGATGATGTCTCCGCTGCTGCCTGTCCAGGGAATGGTGCCGAGAGACGCAAGTTCCTGAAACCGGATGCTTAAGCCCAGTTCCTCTTCTACTTCCCTGACACCATCTTCTGCAGTTTCATCAGCCAGCAGATGGCCCGCTGCGGTTATATCGAGCAGGGAGGGATAGTCTTTTTTGCAAGAGCTTCTTAGCTGAAAATAAAGATAGATCCTGTCCATCCAGCGTTCCGTCATCCAGCAGTGAAAGGTTTCATGCCAGTAGCCCTTCCGGTGAACTTCTTCCCGTGTAGCCGTCCCAAGACAGCGGCCGCTTTCATCGAGAACTTTCAGAAGCTCCGTTTCCATCATTAAAGCGCCCCTTTATCTTTCAGCAAACACCATCCGGTCCTTGCCGTTAATATCGAATACCACTTCCACCTTTGCTTCCGGGAATGCCTCTTGAAGCAGACCGGCAACATCTTCTCCCTGTCCTGCCCCAATTTCAAATGAGGCAATGCCCGGCTTATTTAAGAGAGCAGGCATACCGCTGCAAAGCTTCCGGTAGAAATCCAACCCATCTTTGCCACCTGCCAGCGCTCGGTGCGGTTCATGGTCTTTTACGACCTCTGACAGCTGCAGAACATCTTCATCTGGAATATACGGAGGATTGGAGACGATGATATCAAATGAACGGCCTTCCAGCGGTTCATAAAGGTCTCCTTGAACAAAAAAAACCTTTGCGCCGTTCCGCTCCGCATTCCGGCCCGCAACTTCCAGGGATTCCTGTGCGATGTCCGTTCCGGTCACAAGAAGTTCCGGAACTTCAAGCGCAAGTGTAATGGCAATCGCCCCGGAACCTGTTCCGATATCGGCAGCCGTCAGCTGTTTATTCGGCAGATGAGTCTGAATTCTGCTCTTCAGTCCTTCAATTAATTCCTCTGTTTCAGGCCTTGGAATCAGCACTTCTTTATTCACTTCAAATTTTCGACCGTAGAATTCCTCGTATCCGGTCAGGTGCTGAACCGGGACGCCGTCCGCATGTTTTTTTACATCGGCCTTGAACGCTTCCAGTACCTCTTCGCTGATTTCCATTCGGAAATTGGCGAGAAGCGCGGACCGGTTCATATTTAAGTGGTGTCTCAGCAGCCATTCACCGGCATTTTCATCTCTTCCCGCATCGGTTAAAAAAAGAGAAGCCCATTTCAGGGCTTCGAATACAGTTGTCATGCTTAGTTTTCCGCCTGTTCCAGCCTGCTGGACTGATCCTCGACGATGAGCGCATTGATGACATCATCAAGCTTTCCTTCAAGGATTTGATCAAGCTTCTGGATCGTCAGACCGATGCGGTGGTCTGTTACGCGGTTTTGCGGAAAGTTATAGGTGCGAATCCGTTCAGAACGGTCTCCGGAACCGACAGCAAGCTTGCGGTTTTGATCATACTCTGCCTGGGCCTCGCGCTGGAATTTATCATAAACGCGGGCACGGAGTACCTTCATCGCCTTTTCTTTATTTTTAATCTGTGATTTTTCATCCTGGCAG
Protein-coding regions in this window:
- a CDS encoding NUDIX hydrolase, with the protein product MMETELLKVLDESGRCLGTATREEVHRKGYWHETFHCWMTERWMDRIYLYFQLRSSCKKDYPSLLDITAAGHLLADETAEDGVREVEEELGLSIRFQELASLGTIPWTGSSGDIIDRELARVYLYHQESPISGFFLQKEEVAGMVKADLREFEELVLGERDLLHVTGFKEQEDGEKVLLEDSVDLSAFVPHTISYYLELFKQIRLNLRLC
- the spoIIR gene encoding stage II sporulation protein R codes for the protein MKKQTLAIIYLVFITVGALLNTYNQPLGASQAAAAEQTGPKVIPEEAIRLRILANSDAPEDQGVKLKIRDQVNKQITNWVKDIDSIEKARALIRSELGEINKIAKKTMIEEGMNQSIKVEYGTSVRFPTKLYGDFIYPAGDYEAILITLGDGEGANWWCVLFPPLCFLDFSTGQAVEAQNKEVQQEEKKVEKTEKVASVESKKEEVEVKFFLAEWLGGLFS
- the prmC gene encoding peptide chain release factor N(5)-glutamine methyltransferase, giving the protein MTTVFEALKWASLFLTDAGRDENAGEWLLRHHLNMNRSALLANFRMEISEEVLEAFKADVKKHADGVPVQHLTGYEEFYGRKFEVNKEVLIPRPETEELIEGLKSRIQTHLPNKQLTAADIGTGSGAIAITLALEVPELLVTGTDIAQESLEVAGRNAERNGAKVFFVQGDLYEPLEGRSFDIIVSNPPYIPDEDVLQLSEVVKDHEPHRALAGGKDGLDFYRKLCSGMPALLNKPGIASFEIGAGQGEDVAGLLQEAFPEAKVEVVFDINGKDRMVFAER
- a CDS encoding L-threonylcarbamoyladenylate synthase, with protein sequence MDTIHWTVDKDNDLSKGYPQIAQAAALLAQNETVAFPTETVYGLGANAGSDEAVKKIYEAKGRPGDNPLIVHVADHNQALELVSDIPAYAMKIMSMFWPGALTVILPQKEGKLSSLVTAGLSTVAIRMPDHPIALALIKEAGVPIAAPSANLSGKPSPTEAAHVAMDLDGRIAGIVDGGATGVGVESTVLDCTKSIPVILRPGGVTQEQLEAVIGPVHVDQALSDETQAPKSPGMKYTHYAPNAPLTVVKGTRDFLQKLADEARSEGKKVGILTTSEYKEEFRAEEVLACGSILQLETVASSLYGVLRQFNQNAELDLIYSEAFPEKGVGQAIMNRLMKAAGHRVIEE
- a CDS encoding manganese efflux pump MntP, coding for MSIEAVIGEILTLFMMAFALGMDAFSVGLGMGMISLRFRQIFFIGLVIGLFHIAMPLAGMGLGKLLSDKLGAIAAYAGGGLLILLGIQMVVSSFKKDDAPLITPVGFGLLLFALSVSLDSFSVGLTLGIYGARTMLTILMFGFVSMVLTWIGLIIGKRVQGWLGNYSEILGGAILLVFGIKLLLPM
- a CDS encoding low molecular weight protein arginine phosphatase; protein product: METLSNVLFVCTGNTCRSPMAEALLQFMKRSDDIKVKSAGVFAMDGSDASPLAKDALLEKGVAFNHCSALLNRENIEWATHIFTMTESHKMLLLERFPESREKIWTLSEFVHGASSKRDVLDPYGGPIEIYRATRDDLESMLKLLIEKLEK